CTGCTCGGTGACCCGCGCCGGACCCCAGTAGTCGTTGGCGTAGGTGCCAACGTAGGTGGCCAGCGGCGCGGCCGGCGCCGGACTTGACGGCCGCGGCTTGCCGACGAGCAACCCCACGGGTTCCTCCATCTGGGCGAAGACCCCGCTGTAGAGGCCGTACCAGTCCTCACGCACCTCGCCGAACTGAACGAGATCGGCGAATTGGGCTGTCAGCGTTTCGGGTACGCCCGAGGGCGTGGCGTTGGTCAGCGCGACGATCGCCACATCGGCCGACGGCAGGATCGCGAAATTCGTTCCGGCGCCGAGTTCGAACGCACCCGAGTGGCTCAGTTCGGTCCGCGATGCCGACGTCGTCCCCACATTGAATCCGAATCCATAGAAGCCGGACCGCATCGCGGGTTCCGACGCGGGGCTCGACACGATCTGAGGGGTGAGCGCGGGCAACAGCGCGTCGGCCTCGACGATCTGCTTGTCGCCGTGCTTTCCGTTCGCGAGCACCATCGCGAGCCACCGGGTCATGTCGTTGACGGAGGAACTCGCACCGCCCGCGGGCGCCTGTGGATCCGCGTCACGGACATAGAGCGGCTGGTACTGGCCGTCGACGTGGATATGTCCGAGGGCGCGGTCGGCGCGGGACTCGTAGTCGGCGAACCGGTAGCTCGTCGACGGCATACCGAGTGGGTCGAACAGCACGTCGTCGGCCAGCACATCCCACGGCTTGCCGGCACTCGCCGCGACCGCCTCGGCGCCCGTGGTGTAGCCGTAGTTCGTGTAGGCGTAGGAGATTCGGAACGGATCGAGCGGTTGGTCGCGCAGCCGGTCCATGATGTAGCGGCGGTCGTAGCCGATGTCCTCGAGCATGTCGCCGGCATGGTCGGGCAGTCCGGAGCGGTGCGAGAGCATGTCGCCCACGGTGACCATCTGCGTGACGACCGGGTCCGACAGGGCGAACCACGGCAGCTTCGACACGACGGGGGTGTCCCAGCCGATCGCGTTCACACCGACCTGGTGGGCGACCACCGTCGAGGACAGCGGCTTTGACAGCGACGCCAGTTGAAACACCGTGTCGGTGTCGACGCGGTTCTTCTCGTCATCGCCGGCTCGGACGTCTTTGACGCCGAAACCTTTCGCGTACACGGTTTCCCCCCGGTACACGACGGCGACGGCCATGCCGGGAATCCCGGATTTACGCATCAGTTCCTCGGCGATGCCGTCGAGTTTGGCGATGGCCTTGTCGACGGCGTTCTCGGGCAAGGGCATCGCGGGCACCAGCGGCGGCGGTATGTCCGCCTGGGTCGGCGTGGACGGCGGCGCCGGTTCGGCAGGCTTGTCCGCGGTACAGCCCGGTAGCAGGGCGATCAACCCCACGACGGCCAGCCTGGCCAGTGCGTTCATGCGTGCACCGTATCCCGTCGAAATGGCTAGAGGAGCCACCACGGGTCGTTCGCCAAGGCCGCGTCGGGCTGGACCCGCTGCCCCGGCTTCGGCACCGCGATCAGGGCGTTGTCGGCTTCGGCCGCCTTGACCAGTCGCTGCACCGGCTCAGACCACGGATGCGGCGCGAGCCGAAACGTCGCCCAGTGGATCGGGACCAGCAACCCCGCGTCGGTGACGTCGCGGTGCGCGCGAACCGCTTCCTCGGGGTTCATGTGGATATCTGGCCAGCCAGGGTGATAGGCGCCCACCGGCATCAGGGTCAGGTCGAACGGTCCGTGCTCGACGCCGATGTCGCCGAAACTCTTCGAATATCCGGTGTCACCGCCGAAGAACGCGCGGTGGCTGGGCCCGATCAACGCCCATGACGACCACAGCGTCGTGTTGCGAGTGAGGAACCGGCCGGAGAAATGCCGCGCAGGGGTGCACACCAGGGTCAGGTCGTCGAGGCGGGCACTCTCGTTCCAGTCGAGTTCGACGATCCGGTCGGCCGGGATGTGCCAGGACCGCAGATGGGCGCCGATGCCGAGCGGGACGAAGAACTTGGCTCGCTGCGTGCGCGCCAGCTGTTTGACGGTGTCGATGTCGAGGTGGTCGTAGTGGTCATGGCTGATGATGACCGCGTCGATGGCGGGCAGCGCCTCCAGCGGAGCCGGCACCGGGTGCAGCCGCCGCGGACCGATTGTCCTCGACGGCGAGCAGCGGTCGCTCCACACCGGATCTGCCAGCACGCGGTAGCCGTCGACCTCGATGACGGCCGACGAGTGGCCGTACCAGGTGACAGCGAGATCTCCGACCGCCACACTCGGGTCGGGTGTGACCAACGGGACGGCCGAGGACGGCTGTTGGTTCGAACTGCCGCCGATGACCTCACGGACCAGCAGGAACTGCTCCTGACGAGTCAATTCGACCGGGCTGGCCGCCTCGATGTTGACGAAGACGCCGTCCTGGTAGTTCGGGGACCTCTTGGCGACACCGTCGATCTCCCCCGGGGACGCGCCGAGGGCCGACGGCGTGCCGTGCAGCGCGCGCAATGCCCATCCCCCGGCCAGCAACGAAGCCGTACCAAGGCCGATGCGCAGCGTCGCCCCGATCATCAGGCCCCCCGGAACCTCGGCGGCCGCTTCTCGATGCGCGCCACCTGAGCCTCGATGACGTCCTGGCTTGCCCACGCCCGATCGAAGAGCTCCGTGTGCTCAGGCCACGGCTCTTCGTAGGCACCGTCGTCGTTGAGCACCCGCTTGGCGTGCTGCAGCGCCAACGGTGCATAGCCGGCGAGCTCAGCGGCCCAGGCCTGCGCGTCGGCCAGCGTGCCGATGCGGTTGGCCATACCCGTGTGCAGCGCGGCCTCGGCGGTGAGCCGTTCGGCACCGAGCAGCATTCCCCGCGCGCGGCCGGCGCCCACCAGCGAGGTGAGTCGGCGGATGCTCCAGTTGTCCAGCGCCAGACCATATTTGGCGACTGGGAATTGGAAGTAACCGTCGGGGTCAACGACCCGCAGGTCGCAGATCATCGCGAGAATGACACCGGCCCCGATTGCGGGCCCGTTGATCGCGCCGATGACGGGGACCGGCGCCTTATCGATCGCGATGTTCAGTGCTTTCGCCTTCTCGGGCAGTTCCTCGGCGACCCCCGCGGCGTCCGACAGATCAGCGCCAGCACTGAACACGTGGCCGGCACCGGTCAGCACAATGGCCCGGATGTCTTCGCTCGCGGCTTTCTCGACCGCCTCGCGCAGGCCGTCGACGAGCGCAGCGTTGAGCGCGTTGCGGCGGTCGGCACGCTGCATTTCCAGTGTCATCACGTCGCCGTCGCGGGTCACACCAATCATGGCGCCACCCTATATACCCTCTGAGTGTGAGCCGGATCGGTGCCCTTGACCTGCGCGATGCCGTGCTCGACGCGGATTCGTACCGCAGCTGGGACACCCCACCGCTGGACGTCGGCGGCAACGAGGAGTACCGGCGCGAGCTGGCTGACGCGGCGGCCAAGACCGGCCTTGACGAGTCGGTACTGACGGGTGAGGGCACCGTGTTCGGGCGACGAGTGGCCCTGGTGGCCTGCGAGTTCGATTTCCTGGCGGGTTCGATCGGGGTGGCGGCGGCGGAGCGGATCACCCGCGCGGTGGCCCGCGCGACGGCCGAGCGCCTGCCGCTGGTCGCGTCACCGAGTTCAGGTGGCACCCGCATGCAGGAGGGCACGGTCGCGTTCCTGCAGATGGTCAAGATCGCGGCGGCCGTCGACCTGCACAAGCGGGCGCATCTGCCCTATCTGGTGTACCTGCGTCATCCGACAACCGGTGGGGTGTTCGCCTCGTGGGGGTCACTTGGCCATGTGACCGCGGCCGAACCGGGCGCGCTGATCGGTTTCCTCGGCCCGAGGGTGTACGAGCACCTTTACGGTGAAGCCTTCCCTCCGGGTGTGCAGACCGCGGAGAACCTGGAGCGCCACGCCGTGATCGACGGCGTCGTGCCGCTGGAGGCGGTGCGCTCAACGCTCGACCGCACGCTGAAGGTCCTCGCCGATGCGCCCGAGCCACCACCGCCACCGCCGGCGTCCGTGCCGATACCCGACGTGCCCGCGTGGGATTCGGTGGTGGCCTCGCGTCGGCCGGACCGCCCCGGCGTGGGATATCTGCTGCGGCACGGCACATCCGACCGGGTCCTGTTGTCGGGCACCGGCCGCGGCGAGGATGCCACCACACTGCTGGCGTTGGCCAGGTTCGGCGGTCAACCGGCTGTCGTGCTCGGCCAGCAGCGGGTGCTGGGCGGGATGGTCGGCCCGGCGGCGCTGCGTGAGGCGCGACGCGGCATGGCGCTGGCTGCGGGACTCAAGTTGCCGCTGGTGCTCGTCATCGACACGGCGGGACCTGCGCTCACGGTCGAGGCCGAACAGGATGGCCTGGCCGGCGAAATCGCGCGCTGCCTGGCCGATCTCGTCACGCTGGACACGCCGACTGTGTCGATCCTGCTCGGCCAGGGCAGCGGGGGGCCCGCGCTGGCGATGGTGCCCGCGGACCGGGTACTGGCCGCATTGCATGGCTGGCTCGCCCCGCTGCCACCGGAGGGCGCGAGCGCCATCGTGTTTCGCGACACCGACCACGCACCGGAACTCGCTGCGGCGCAGGGCATCCGATCGGCCGACCTGTTGCGCAGCGGCATCGTCGACGCGATCGTGCCGGAGCGTCCGGATGCCGCGGACGAGCCGCTGGCGTTCACCCAGAGGTTGTCGGCGACGATCGCCAACGAACTGCATTCGCTGCGTTCAGTTTCCGACGACGAGCGACTGTCCGACAGGCTGGCGCGGTATCGCCGGATCGGGTTGTAGCGGCGATCTAATCGGACGGGATGCCGATGAGCGGCGCGGCCTGCAATTCGGGGCCGACGACAATCCATTGTCCGTATGGCTGGCTGCCCTGGATTTCGCGAACCTCGTTCAGATCCGTGACAATTTCGAGGCCTCCGTTGGCGCCGACCTCGACGGCACCGATGGCGATGTCGGCAATCTTCAGTTGTGGCGTGTAGATCGTCTCCAGGATGGTTTGGCCGTTCTCACCGACCCAATGAATGACGCCCTCGACTCTCTCCCGCCGCGCCATTTCCTCGGCAAAGGCCTTCTCCAGCTCTTCCGATTCGATTTGTTGCTGCCACATGTCGTAGATCGCTTGGGGTATCTCATTGTTGAAGATGTAACCACCGACTTGGCCGGGAATTCTTTCGTAGAACAATCCCTCCGGGAATGTGCCGGGCAGGAATTCCATCACGCTGTAGGTGGTATAGGGATGCTCATCCGAGTAGACGTCAATCTTGATGTCGATGGCATCGCCCACCGTCATCTTGCGGAAGCCGGTGATGAACGGGTTTCCCATTTCGCCGGGCAGGTTCACGCCGGTGACAACGTAGACATCTGGCGTGACGAGTTGACCGGTGCGCGGATCGACGACTTTATCGGGAGCATTGGCCATCGTCCACTCGCCGTGGTGGTACAACCACTCGTCATCGGGTCCGAGTTCTGCTTCCAAGTCCCCGGTGAACAGGCTTTGTACAGAGTAATTTCCGCGGGGATTTATGCCACCGGGAAGAGCGATGAAGTCCAGGAAGCGCTGCGGCGCGGGCTCGGGATCCGTCGGATAACCGGCAGGCAATATCTGCACCGTCACCGGAATCGCGGTCGAGTTACCCAGGCTGTCCGTCGCTTTGATGAGGAACATCACGCCGAGCACCCGGCCCGACTCGGCAGCAAGCTGGCGTGCAGCGGCGCTTGGGGTGTAGGTGTAAGTCCCGTCCGGGTTGACCACGACCGTGCCGAGCTGGCCACTGTTCGAGCCCTCGTATTGGACGTCGCTCGCGGGAGCACCGGGGGCGGGGTGGACGGTGACTTTCCCATTGGTGACACTGGTCGTCGTATTGGTCGGCTCGTTGGTGATCGTGACACGGCTGTCGCCGGCCGGCGGCGCCACCACATGGACCTTCGTCGTCGGTGTCGGTCCGCTGGTGTCGACTGTGGTCACCAGCAGCCTGCCGCCTTCACCGATGACCACAGACGAAGACGTGGCGGTGACGCCCGACTCCTCGGTCACCGGCGCACCGCTGTACACCGCGTATTTCTCGGCCCCCGCCGACGTGACTCTCCACACGGTCGTGATGGTGGTGCCGTCGGCGGCGATGTCCTTCACCGTGAAATAGGCATTCCCTGC
The sequence above is drawn from the Mycobacterium gallinarum genome and encodes:
- a CDS encoding MBL fold metallo-hydrolase gives rise to the protein MIGATLRIGLGTASLLAGGWALRALHGTPSALGASPGEIDGVAKRSPNYQDGVFVNIEAASPVELTRQEQFLLVREVIGGSSNQQPSSAVPLVTPDPSVAVGDLAVTWYGHSSAVIEVDGYRVLADPVWSDRCSPSRTIGPRRLHPVPAPLEALPAIDAVIISHDHYDHLDIDTVKQLARTQRAKFFVPLGIGAHLRSWHIPADRIVELDWNESARLDDLTLVCTPARHFSGRFLTRNTTLWSSWALIGPSHRAFFGGDTGYSKSFGDIGVEHGPFDLTLMPVGAYHPGWPDIHMNPEEAVRAHRDVTDAGLLVPIHWATFRLAPHPWSEPVQRLVKAAEADNALIAVPKPGQRVQPDAALANDPWWLL
- a CDS encoding enoyl-CoA hydratase — protein: MIGVTRDGDVMTLEMQRADRRNALNAALVDGLREAVEKAASEDIRAIVLTGAGHVFSAGADLSDAAGVAEELPEKAKALNIAIDKAPVPVIGAINGPAIGAGVILAMICDLRVVDPDGYFQFPVAKYGLALDNWSIRRLTSLVGAGRARGMLLGAERLTAEAALHTGMANRIGTLADAQAWAAELAGYAPLALQHAKRVLNDDGAYEEPWPEHTELFDRAWASQDVIEAQVARIEKRPPRFRGA
- a CDS encoding serine hydrolase, with the translated sequence MNALARLAVVGLIALLPGCTADKPAEPAPPSTPTQADIPPPLVPAMPLPENAVDKAIAKLDGIAEELMRKSGIPGMAVAVVYRGETVYAKGFGVKDVRAGDDEKNRVDTDTVFQLASLSKPLSSTVVAHQVGVNAIGWDTPVVSKLPWFALSDPVVTQMVTVGDMLSHRSGLPDHAGDMLEDIGYDRRYIMDRLRDQPLDPFRISYAYTNYGYTTGAEAVAASAGKPWDVLADDVLFDPLGMPSTSYRFADYESRADRALGHIHVDGQYQPLYVRDADPQAPAGGASSSVNDMTRWLAMVLANGKHGDKQIVEADALLPALTPQIVSSPASEPAMRSGFYGFGFNVGTTSASRTELSHSGAFELGAGTNFAILPSADVAIVALTNATPSGVPETLTAQFADLVQFGEVREDWYGLYSGVFAQMEEPVGLLVGKPRPSSPAPAAPLATYVGTYANDYWGPARVTEQDGQLMLALGTKLNVPLQHWDGNVFTFTFVTENAPPGTISKATFDGDKLMLEYYDELGKGTFVR
- a CDS encoding acetyl-coenzyme A carboxylase carboxyl transferase subunits beta/alpha; translated protein: MSRIGALDLRDAVLDADSYRSWDTPPLDVGGNEEYRRELADAAAKTGLDESVLTGEGTVFGRRVALVACEFDFLAGSIGVAAAERITRAVARATAERLPLVASPSSGGTRMQEGTVAFLQMVKIAAAVDLHKRAHLPYLVYLRHPTTGGVFASWGSLGHVTAAEPGALIGFLGPRVYEHLYGEAFPPGVQTAENLERHAVIDGVVPLEAVRSTLDRTLKVLADAPEPPPPPPASVPIPDVPAWDSVVASRRPDRPGVGYLLRHGTSDRVLLSGTGRGEDATTLLALARFGGQPAVVLGQQRVLGGMVGPAALREARRGMALAAGLKLPLVLVIDTAGPALTVEAEQDGLAGEIARCLADLVTLDTPTVSILLGQGSGGPALAMVPADRVLAALHGWLAPLPPEGASAIVFRDTDHAPELAAAQGIRSADLLRSGIVDAIVPERPDAADEPLAFTQRLSATIANELHSLRSVSDDERLSDRLARYRRIGL